In a single window of the Labrus mixtus chromosome 20, fLabMix1.1, whole genome shotgun sequence genome:
- the gtf2f1 gene encoding general transcription factor IIF subunit 1, translating to MTSLGSSTSSGTEYTVRVPKNTSKKYNIMAFNSGDKVNCSAWTQARMERDMSARRIYGEEESQDGAAGSEFGKKQREEARRKKYGIVTREFKVEDQPWILKVNGKAGKRFKGQKKGGVTENASYYIFTQCPDGAFEAFPVHGWYNFTPLAKHRTLTAEEAEEEWGRRNKVVNHFSIMLQRRFREQERGPDDEDEGEKSGKKKKKGGGRGGDLRIHDLEEDLEMSSDDSDSSMGDDGESKAKAKKDKGKGKGKKKKKKGGEHEALEDSDDGDYEGLEVDYMSDESSSDEEPEKGQPSKAEEHPKGIDEASESEEESEEEKPNEEETKEEEEEEEGKKTPVQAEKKKKKDSSGESESSDDSDIEGETASALFMKKRTPPKRGGGRGSAGSSRTGSRPGTPSIDSAATSNTLRAAASKLEQGKRPTPGPGTDSPAAKRLKMEPSSQSPAPSGKSTPQPPSGKSTPSSSDVQLTEEAVRRYLIRKPMTTKDLLKKFQTKRTGLSSEQTVNVLAQILKRLNPERKNVNDKMHFYLTE from the exons gggaGCAGCACTTCCTCGGGCACAGAATACACTGTGAGAGTCCCAAA aAACACCAGCAAGAAGTACAACATCATGGCCTTCAATTCAGGAGACAAAGTCAACTGTTCCGCCTGGACACAG GCTCGAATGGAAAGAGACATGAGCGCTCGGCGGATATACGGGGAAGAAGAGTCGCAGGACGGCGCGGCCGGCAGTGAGTTTGGTAAAAAACAGCGAGAGGAAGCGCGGAGGAAGAAGTACGGTATCGTGACGCGTGAGTTCAAAGTGGAGGACCAGCCCTGGATCTTAAAGGTCAACGGGAAGGCAGGCAAGAG GTTCAAAGGTCAAAAGAAGGGTGGTGTTACAGAAAATGCATCCTACTACATCTTCACTCAGTGTCCCGATGGAGCATTTGAGGCATTTCCTGTCCACGGCTGGTACAACTTCACACCTCTGGCCAAGCACCGAACTCTCACTGCTGAGGAGGCCGAGGAGGAATGgggcag GCGGAACAAAGTAGTGAATCACTTCAGCATCATGCTTCAGAGACGATTCAGGGAGCAGGAGCGAGGGCCGGACGATGAAGACGAGGGAGAGAAGtctgggaagaagaagaagaagggcgGTGGGAGAGGGGGCGACCTGCGCATTCACGACCTGGAAGAAGACCTGGAGATGAGCAGCGACGACAGCGACAGCAGTATGGGAGACG atggagagagcaAGGCGAAGGCGAAGAAAGACAAGGGGAagggaaaaggaaagaagaagaagaaaaagggcGGCGAGCACGAGGCGTTAGAGGACAGCGATGATGGCGACTACGAGGGTCTGGAGGTGGATTACATGTCGGACGAAAGCAG CTCAGACGAGGAGCCAGAGAAGGGACAGCCCAGCAAAGCAGAGGAGCATCCAAAAG GCATCGACGAGGCGTCTGAAAGCGaggaagagagcgaggaggagaagCCCAACGAAGAGGagacaaaagaggaggaggaagaagaggaagggaagAAAACTCCGGTGCAGgcggaaaagaagaagaaaaaag ACAGCAGCGGAGAGTCGGAGAGCTCAGACGACAGCGACATCGAGGGAGAGACGGCCTCTGCTTTGTTCATG AAGAAGCGCACGCCTCCTAAACGTGGAGGTGGGCGTGGCTCTGCAGGAAGCTCCAGGACAGGAAGTCGCCCCGGCACGCCGTCCATCGATTCTGCCGCCACCTCCAACACACTCCGCGCTGCTGCAAGCAAGCTGGAGCAAG GTAAGAGGCCGACTCCGGGTCCTGGCACGGACTCACCAGCTGCCAAAAGGCTGAAGATGGAGCCCAGCAGTCAGAGCCCTGCCCCTTCAGGGAAGAGTACACCTCAACCCCCATCAGGGAAATCTACTCCTAGCTCAAG TGATGTGCAGCTGACAGAGGAAGCGGTCCGGCGCTACCTGATCCGTAAACCGATGACCACCAAAGACCTGCTGAAGAAGTTCCAGACGAAGCGCACGGGTTTGAGCAGTGAGCAGACCGTCAACGTGCTGGCACAGATCCTGAAGCGCCTCAATCCGGAGCGCAAGAACGTGAACGACAAAATGCACTTTTACCTCACAGAGTAA